The sequence GAGCATCACACAGGAAGCCTGCCCAAATTGCCAACGACTGGAAGCTGAACTTGTGCAGCTTCGTCAGGAACTTGAGCTTCTGAAGGCAGAGCTACGCGAACTGAAATCCCGTCTGAAACGCGATAGTGAGACTTCAAATCAGCCACTGAGCAAAGACCCGCCCTGGAAGCCCAAAAGTGAGCGGCAGAAGAGCGAACGCTCTTCTGGTGGTCAGCGTGGTCATCCGGGGAAAACCCTGAAATTCAGTGACGAACCCGATGACATCCAGCCCCTC is a genomic window of Deinococcus fonticola containing:
- a CDS encoding DUF6444 domain-containing protein, which gives rise to MEAELVQLRQELELLKAELRELKSRLKRDSETSNQPLSKDPPWKPKSERQKSERSSGGQRGHPGKTLKFSDEPDDIQPL